The following is a genomic window from Paenibacillus thiaminolyticus.
AGCATGCGCTGAGCTCGTCACAGCATCCTATCGGAACAGTTACTTTAACAGGAAGGACTATGATGTTCACGGTGTCAGTATTGCCACGGCAAGAGCAGGCAATGTGATTGGGGGAGGAGATGGGTCGGAGGATCGAATTGTTCCGGATTGTATGCGGGCTATACTTGCAGAAAGCAAGTTGTTGATACGTAACCCTGCAGCTACACGGCCATGGCAGCATGTGCTTGAACCGCTGCAAGGCTATTTGCTGCTTGCGCAAAAGATGGTGGAGCGTGGACCCGAAGTTGCGGAAGCATGGAATTTCGGACCTATGGAAGAGAGCGTGAAAAGTGTCGAATGGCTGGTGAAGAGAATCGGGAAGCTTTACGGAAATGATGACTTCTATGAGTTGGCAGCAGGAGAGCATCCCCACGAAACGGCCAATCTCGGGCTCGACAGCTCGAAATCCAGGCGTGTTCTAGGCTGGAAGCCGGTATGGAACGTGGAGCAGGCGCTGGAAAAAGCAGTAGAGTGGTTCACGGCCTATCAGAACAAAAAGGATATGAAATCTGTATGCTTGCAGCAACTAGCAGCCTACACCATTGCACGAGAGCGGGAGATGATTAGCTGTGAAGGGGGAGAAATGTGAAGCTATCTGACTATGTGATCGATTTCATTAAAAAACAGGGAGTTTCTCACATATTTGAGCTTACGGGAGGAGCTATCGTTCATTTGCTTGACTCTACCTATGATCGAAAGGATATCGACTCTGTATCTGTTCATCACGAGCAAGCGGCGGCATTCGCTGCGGAAGGATACAGTCGGATCAACGGTAAGCTTGGCGTTGCTATGGGTACGAGCGGACCCGGGGCGCTCAATATGTTGACGGGTATCGGAAGCTGCTATTTCGATTCGATTCCTTGTCTATTCATTACGGGGCAGGTAAATACGTATGAATACAAATTTGATCAACCCGTTCGGCAAATTGGTTTTCAGGAAACCGACATCGTAAGCATCGTAAAGCCGATTGTGAAGTTTACGGAGATGATAACAGATGCAAAGCAAATCCGCTATAGCCTTGAGAAAGCAGTATTTATTGCACAACACGGCCGTCCCGGTCCAGTATTATTGGATATACCTATGAATATTCAGCGTGCTCAGATCGATCCGGATATACTTGGCAGCTTCTTCGACAGCGAGGAATTTCGCAGCTACACAGACTTTAAGAAGCCTTGTGCGGCTAGCGACATAGCGGAAGTCATTCGACTGCTCGATAACTCGGACCGGCCAATCATTCTCATCGGAGGCGGTGTTCGGGCTGCGGATGCGGTTAAGGAACTTAGCGAGCTGGTCGTGCATACACGCATACCGGTTGTAAGCTCACTAATGGGGCTCGATGCGCTGCCCTGGGCACATCCGATGAGTACGGGACTTATTGGCTCCTACGGTAATAGGTTCAGCAATCTTGCTTTGGCCAACTGTGATTTCCTGCTTATTCTAGGCTCACGGCTCGATACGCGTCAGACCGGGACACGGCCGGAAACGTTTGCAAGAGCGGCGAAGAAAATCCATGTGGATGTCGAGGAGGTGGAGCGATACGGAAAGGTACGTGCGGACTTGTCGATCCGTGCCGATGTAAAGCAATTTCTCCGCGATCTGAATAAGGCGCTGGCGTTACGGTCCGCTGCCGATTACTCTCCATGGTACGAAGTCATTCAACGTTATAAGGATCTCTATCCAAGCGGGGGGAAGACTTCGAATCCGGAACATATCGATCCGAACCGCTTTATGGAGCTGTTATCGGCGCACAGCGGCGAAGGCGACATTATTGTATTGGATGTCGGTCAACATCAGATGTGGGCTAGCCAATCGTTTCGGCTTAAGGAAGGCCAGCGTCTCTTGAATGCGGGAGGCATGGGAGCGATGGGATTCGCGCTTCCCGCCGCGATCGGAGCGGCAATGTCAGCTCCGGGGCGGCAGGTTATTGTTATAGCAGGCGATGGCGGCATTCAGGTGAATATCCAAGAGCTTCATACGATTGTTAAGAACGGGCTCCCAATCAAAATATTCGTGATGAATAATCATAATTTGGGCATGGTGCGGCAATTCCAGGATTTATATTTTGACGGTCGGCAGCAGTCCACGGTTCAAGGATACGGTTGTCCCGATTTGGTGAAAATAGCAACGGCGTATGGGATTCCAGCTACAAAAATTGAAGCGAATGAAGAGGCAGCAGTCAAGATCAATATCGCTTTGCAAGCGAAAGGATGCTACTTCGTGGAAGTCAATTTGGAAATTCATACAACAGTGAGTCCCAAGCTCGTCGTGGGCAGGCCGATTGAAGATATGTTCCCGTTCCTCTCCCAGGAACAATTACGTGCCGCAATGCTTATACAACCACTTTCATCATCAAATGATGAGGCAGAATGAGAGGTTCAGTGCTGAAAATCGGCCTTTTTGATCACGCAGAATGAAGAATGAAGTGGATTTAGGCGCCAGTGCAGGCTTGCACCTTGGATCCTGCCAAATATGAGGTGATGTCGTGACCACCAGTATTATAATTTTGACCCACAATCAGCTTCCTTTAACGTACCAGTGTTTGCAGAGCATTCGTTTGCATACCCAGGATTATGAACTTATTGTTATCGATAATGGATCGACGGACGGCACGGTTGCTTATTTGGACGCACAACCCGATGTAATCGTTCATGCAAATAACAAAAATCTTGGTTTTGCCAAAGGTTGCAACCAGGGAATTGAACTATCGAAGGGGGAGACGATTCTTTTTCTAAATAACGATACGGTCGTTACGGAGCATTGGCTGGAAAATATGCTGAGTGTTCTGTATGAAAACGAAAGAGTTGGAATGGTTGGACCTGTTACGAACTATTCGAGCGGACACCAGCAAATTCCAGTACCTTACACCGATTTAAGTGGACTAGACTCGTTCGCACGGCGGCACTGTGAAGAGAACGCAGGCTGTTATTCGGATGTAAGACGTTTGGTCGGTTTTTGTCTA
Proteins encoded in this region:
- a CDS encoding thiamine pyrophosphate-binding protein codes for the protein MKLSDYVIDFIKKQGVSHIFELTGGAIVHLLDSTYDRKDIDSVSVHHEQAAAFAAEGYSRINGKLGVAMGTSGPGALNMLTGIGSCYFDSIPCLFITGQVNTYEYKFDQPVRQIGFQETDIVSIVKPIVKFTEMITDAKQIRYSLEKAVFIAQHGRPGPVLLDIPMNIQRAQIDPDILGSFFDSEEFRSYTDFKKPCAASDIAEVIRLLDNSDRPIILIGGGVRAADAVKELSELVVHTRIPVVSSLMGLDALPWAHPMSTGLIGSYGNRFSNLALANCDFLLILGSRLDTRQTGTRPETFARAAKKIHVDVEEVERYGKVRADLSIRADVKQFLRDLNKALALRSAADYSPWYEVIQRYKDLYPSGGKTSNPEHIDPNRFMELLSAHSGEGDIIVLDVGQHQMWASQSFRLKEGQRLLNAGGMGAMGFALPAAIGAAMSAPGRQVIVIAGDGGIQVNIQELHTIVKNGLPIKIFVMNNHNLGMVRQFQDLYFDGRQQSTVQGYGCPDLVKIATAYGIPATKIEANEEAAVKINIALQAKGCYFVEVNLEIHTTVSPKLVVGRPIEDMFPFLSQEQLRAAMLIQPLSSSNDEAE
- the rfbG gene encoding CDP-glucose 4,6-dehydratase, encoding MRSTSFWSNRKVLITGHTGFKGTWLALWLHTLGADVTGYALLPSGEPNLFRLCGLDHLIRSVIADIREQEALLCTIQEVQPEVIIHLAAQPLVRYSYLEPVHTYEVNVLGTVHLLEAVRIATAAKTPIKAVLNVTSDKCYEDQEWFWGYREIDKLGGYDPYSSSKACAELVTASYRNSYFNRKDYDVHGVSIATARAGNVIGGGDGSEDRIVPDCMRAILAESKLLIRNPAATRPWQHVLEPLQGYLLLAQKMVERGPEVAEAWNFGPMEESVKSVEWLVKRIGKLYGNDDFYELAAGEHPHETANLGLDSSKSRRVLGWKPVWNVEQALEKAVEWFTAYQNKKDMKSVCLQQLAAYTIAREREMISCEGGEM